A part of Drosophila ananassae strain 14024-0371.13 chromosome 2R, ASM1763931v2, whole genome shotgun sequence genomic DNA contains:
- the LOC6502825 gene encoding uncharacterized protein LOC6502825 — MNINWNVSVVQSEYKKIDKALEICCSMEEEIDGCLKNVEQMNQKYNAPGRYTIDMEPFRSDYPSTLIPTVSSAEVTSVQNVDSEMEMLGQLYGARSAQELDETYVDVRYKFIKLKRELEGTVAHCQRVVDHAERQKKVTHRMLKGSQSTKKHVCVHK, encoded by the coding sequence atgaatattaattGGAATGTTTCAGTAGTCCAATCGGAGTACAAGAAAATCGACAAAGCTCTTGAAATATGTTGCTCCATGGAGGAGGAGATCGATGGCTGTCTCAAAAATGTGGAGCAGATGAATCAAAAGTACAATGCCCCTGGGCGGTACACTATCGATATGGAGCCATTTCGTAGTGACTATCCATCCACACTGATTCCCACAGTGTCATCAGCCGAAGTGACATCGGTGCAGAACGTGGACTCGGAGATGGAGATGCTCGGTCAGTTGTATGGGGCCAGGAGTGCCCAGGAGCTGGACGAGACCTATGTGGATGTCAGGTACAAGTTCATAAAGTTGAAACGGGAGCTCGAGGGTACAGTGGCCCATTGCCAGAGGGTTGTGGACCATGCGGAGCGCCAGAAGAAGGTCACGCACCGCATGCTAAAGGGATCTCAGAGCACCAAGAAGCATGTCTGCGTCCACAAGTAA
- the LOC6507245 gene encoding uncharacterized protein LOC6507245 yields the protein MGDKRSEGSQELVSYDSYQDDSQVSMVEASVVPLDTSEDAQFSEQMFNSIQERLTRINKRVRMATSTMATLQKALRSRMVAKAAAAIEEDKMAGGDNGLRRYQDSNEETVD from the coding sequence atgggCGACAAACGATCTGAAGGCTCACAAGAACTCGTAAGCTATGACTCTTATCAGGACGATAGCCAGGTCAGCATGGTGGAGGCTTCAGTGGTTCCTTTGGACACCTCGGAGGATGCCCAGTTTTCGGAGCAGATGTTCAACAGCATTCAGGAGCGTCTGACCCGTATTAACAAGCGCGTACGAATGGCCACTTCGACCATGGCCACATTGCAGAAAGCCCTTCGGAGCCGAATGGTAGCAAAGGCTGCTGCTGCAATTGAGGAAGACAAAATGGCTGGAGGCGACAATGGATTGCGTCGCTATCAGGATTCCAACGAGGAAACTGTTGActaa
- the LOC26515527 gene encoding probable DNA double-strand break repair Rad50 ATPase translates to MAIITYLTENCKQAMIRSFLVTLLAIVPESSEQFWDITPTVRPLPRSTMKSCDDYNDVIGWVTYQMEINGKLKSFQQNLGTLQQNLNEKSSLKNCCFYENKTMDKIMDDINKISGANGNQIGEPLKASGDMGKDLDNILPRVKQVVAKGFKSCCENLQELLKKLEEDLKRQLEDLKRKLDSSTGSSKDKEDLEKKLKDLEDLLKDLKDRLEKLDKKLAENSHSEQKCCAELDSKIRDLENQIKQMKNQSDDKAKDLENQLKGFKDKQQDQENQMKDLKKTVENRMEKVKDLTEKCEKSCDRGNNDYLSDLEARFDQLDKLMKNVSKNIDNNHLGASDPNMVAKIKICEENAKSLQIIEALLKNLTNSRCDKNNDENCLQLNNRIKDMEQQKKDLDEKLEKSISCCKEIGELREKTTRLKIELQITTEKYEKHISGSDADYNKLRDQLMNKLAELEALIKKKEQEKPTQNDKDLDQKIRTLQIEVTKIQETLKDIKNHLNDFSNLNKNQSDTMRIMFNKLTEELLQLKQKSGELETKIVLRVEDLENKLLNNTFSSNIANDRLQRMENLYESLRQDLDKAQKKFQILSNLDQMAKDAQSRLLKLEEPVNNCRGKCSQIEKMDDLIDKIEDLEKIAKIPSRKRPVTSNGKGKMIKTTKTTKKNVNSWVGGIDYVTSKTETNKSWNSIS, encoded by the exons ATGGCAATTATAACGTATTTAACTGAAAACTGTAAACAGGCCATGATAAGGTCTTTTCTGGTGACTTTGTTGGCAATAGTGCCTGAGAGTTCTGAACAATTCTGGGACATTACCCCCACCGTTAGACCCTTGCCCAGGTCAACCATGAAGAGTTGCGACGATTACAACGATGTCATAGGATGGGTTACCTATCAAATGGAGATAAACGGAAAATTGAAGAGTTTTCAGCAAAATTTGGGCACTTTACAGCAAAACCTTAACGAAAAATCCTCTCTGAAAAATTGCTGCTTTTACGAGAACAAAACTATGGACAAGATAATGGATgacattaataaaatttcgGGAGCCAATGGTAACCAAATTGGCGAACCTTTAAAGGCTAGTGGGGACATGGGAAAGGATCTGGATAATATTTTGCCCAGAGTGAAGCAAGTGGTAGCGAAGGGATTCAAAAGTTGCTGTGAAAATCTTCAAGAACTGCTGAAGAAACTTGAAGAAGACTTGAAGAGGCAATTGGAAGACCTTAAAAGGAAACTGGACTCATCTACTGGCAGTTCTAAGGATAAAGAAGATCTAGAGAAGAAACTGAAGGACCTAGAGGATCTATTGAAAGACCTCAAGGATCGTCTGGAAAAATTAGATAAGAAGTTAGCTGAAAATAGCCATTCAGAACAAAAATGTTGTGCTGAGCTCGATTCAAAAATAAGGGATCTCGAGAACCAAATTAAACAAATGAAGAACCAATCGGATGACAAAGCCAAGGATTTGGAGAATCAATTAAAAGGCTTCAAGGACAAGCAGCAGGATCAGGAAAACCAAATGAAGGACCTCAAGAAAACAGTTGAAAATCGAATGGAAAAAGTAAAAGACTTAACAGAAAAGTGTGAAAAGAGTTGTGATCGTGGAAACAACGATTACCTATCCGATCTGGAAGCTAGATTTGATCAGCTGGATAAGCTTATGAAAAATGTTTCCAAAAATATTGATAACAACCATTTGGGGGCATCAGATCCCAATATGGTTGCTAAAATAAAGATTTGTGAGGAAAATGCCAAGAGCTTACAAATAATTGAAGCTCTTCTTAAAAACCTAACGAACTCCAGATGTGACAAAAATAATGATGAAAATTGCCTTCAATTAAACAATCGAATTAAGGATATGGAGCAGCAGAAAAAGGATCTAGATGAGAAGCTGGAAAAAAGTATAAGCTGTTGCAAGGAAATCGGGGAACTTAGGGAAAAAACTACAAGGCTGAAAATTGAACTACAGATCACTACTGAAAAATATGAGAAGCATATAAGTGGAAGTGATGCTGACTACAATAAGCTTAGAGATCAACTGATGAATAAATTGGCCGAACTGGAggctttgattaaaaaaaaagaacaggAAAAGCCAACTCAAAATGACAAGGACCTTGATCAAAAAATAAGGACTCTCCAAATAGAAGTGACGAAGATTCAGGAAACGttgaaagatattaaaaatcaCCTCAATGATTTCTCCAAcctaaataaaaatcaatccGACACCATGAGAATTATGTTTAATAAGTTGACTGAGGAGTTACTGCAGCTGAAACAGAAATCCGGAGAACTTGAAACTAAGATCGTCCTTCGAGTGGAAGATCTAGAAAATAAACTCCTTAATAATACCTTCAGTTCGAATATTGCCAATGATCGGTTGCAACGCATGGAAAATCTCTATGAAAGTCTTCGTCAGGATCTCGATAAGGCCcagaaaaaatttcaaatcctAAGTAATTTAGATCAAATGGCCAAAGATGCCCAAAGTAGGCTTCTAAAGCTGGAGGAACCTGTGAATAACTGCCGAGGCAAATGCTCGCAGATTGAAAAGATGGACGATCTGATTGATAAAATAGAGGACTTGGAAAAGATTGCTAAAATCCCCAGTCGAAAGAGACCAGTTACTTCAAATGGTAAAGGGAAAAtgataaaaacaacaaagacGACAAAGAAAAATGTCAATTCATGGGTGGGTGGCATTGATTATGTAACTTCAAAGACAGAAACGAATAAATCATGGAACTCG ataagttaa
- the LOC6502805 gene encoding uncharacterized protein LOC6502805, producing the protein MEIDYRAMVLECLRENATNMRIEHEDLGRRISIALEKSRESLACIENMNMELRKMKETVLTSLGNLNEPEPDSEFEIKSTVSRLLNRLSATVADYSLDYEFSPEIITILLGEPGQGVLDEQVKPDLAEEPVAEKKDSNQPATEQE; encoded by the coding sequence ATGGAAATAGACTATCGTGCCATGGTCCTCGAGTGCCTTCGAGAGAATGCCACCAATATGCGGATAGAGCACGAGGATCTGGGACGTCGTATTTCCATTGCCTTGGAGAAGTCCCGGGAGAGTCTCGCCTGTATCGAGAATATGAACATGGAACTAAGAAAAATGAAGGAAACGGTTCTCACCTCGCTGGGAAATTTGAATGAACCAGAACCAGATTCAGAATTTGAGATAAAGTCAACTGTTAGCAGGCTTTTGAACAGGCTATCGGCGACTGTAGCCGATTATTCATTGGATTATGAATTTTCCCCGGAAATAATTACGATCTTGTTGGGTGAACCGGGTCAAGGAGTTTTGGATGAACAAGTCAAGCCCGATTTGGCTGAAGAACCAGTTGCTGAAAAAAAGGATTCTAATCAACCTGCTACCGAACAGGAATAA